In the Neodiprion virginianus isolate iyNeoVirg1 chromosome 2, iyNeoVirg1.1, whole genome shotgun sequence genome, ATCTAGAATATATAGGAGCACTAAACAACGCCCAATATGGATTTCGCAAAGGTACATGTACCAGTTCAGACACAGCTAACCTCGCGGACAGTGTATATGGAATGCTTAATTTGAGAAAGAGAGCAATTGTTGTACTTGTTGACCTTGCCAAAGCGTTCAACACACTTCACTGACGTGCTGCTGAATTAGCTAGAACAATATGACAGGGGGTATGTAACTGCTCCGCTTTGCTCTGGCAAACACTGTTTCAACGAAATACCTTGGAATGTTATCAACCAACACTTTTCACGCAATTCCCATGTTGAGCATGTTTACGACAGATactaaatacaaaataattatatcaaatataatACGCTCTCGTTGAATCTACACTTTCGTATGGGGTTGTCGGGTTGGAAGGTGCTAGGGATAACGTCCTAAACAAGCTGCAGTCTATTCAAAATTGTATTATAACAGTTATGTTGGATTATAACAGTTATGAAAGGATAGACTGTACCCCACAGATGTACTGtacaaaaagaaatcaaatgaACGTGGGGCAGAAATTTTGCTTCAGTACGATTGAGCAGTGTCAGGGATAACTAAATGCCCGGTAATCCGCAGCAGAAGTATGAGGATTGCAGCAAATAGAAATATAACGGAGAACCGGTGCAAACAAAGTATAGGCCAGCACTCGTATGGATACATTATGGTGAGGATAATGAACAGCATGACAATAGACCAGCGAGAATCAATATTGAATTCTAACAAAAACGTACGGAATAATGTACTGAAAGTAGTGGTAGAAACATTTCCGGTTTGACACTGAGAATAATAATGTAGTAATATAAGTGGCAATATTATTATCTAGATCAACAGTTAcctatatctatatctatatcAATAAGAGTGGTAATAATCTTTATCTGACAGACGTGATGGATTATATGAGATGTGATAGAGAACTCTTTTCTTactattttacttttttatatttaGTTAATAATGTTTGTTCAATAACTGTCTAGTATCTAAACTCTTATGGTAGTTTGGGTTATAAAGGGGTTGCAGATAAGTGCTTGCAGCACTTATGCAATCTTCATACTTACCAATGGGTGGGCTGCTGTGCGGCAATGCCACATTttatattgctaattattcACTACTAATTACTGGGGGTAGTAGACACgcctatatatgtatgatataATGTATTTTACAACGCaatcaataaattgaaattaattaatttataaataatttacggGGTGTacaaaaattctgaacaaattcCGGTTACTATTTTAGAGTTAGGACAGTTGCATAAAAacttttgaacaaaatcaaaaattgtgaaCGTATCAGATATAGTTCCAGTTGGTCTGGAATGCCGCATAAtcacaaaattcaattacatCATCTGTTATTGATGTGTTAGGGCATAGCAAAGAATAAAGTAAAGCACTACTAACatgaattcaatttcctcCTTTTTGTGCCTTCTCATAGATTTTGAACAGTGAGATTGGTTACATTTTTTGTCTTTCCTTTATTCACTAACTTTCTTTTATCGTAATTGATCAAGCCACTAATTAGATGACATCATATAAAGTCATAACACGTTTATAGTTAAATTCCATAAAACTACAGGTAGCCTGTTTAATAAGAGTACCAGTTGAAGTAGTGAAACAAAGGAATCAAGCTCTGCTATCTGGCAAAGAACGTCTTGGTATAAAGTTACTGTATCGTGGCTACTGGAGTACAGTTTTGAGGGATACTCCATTTAGCCTGTTACAATTTCCACTGTGGGAATATTTCAAACACAGTTGGAGCCACAAAGTCGATAGGGAATTAAAACCATGGGAGGGAGCCGTATGTGGTGCGGTTGCAGGTACATACTCCTTTGAATgtggaaaattattacatCCCCCCCTCATTTGTTTCATATGAAATGTTCCCGGATTAAAACGAATTATATTTCTAGGTGGCATCTCAGCAGCAGTAACTACACCACTGGATGTAGCAAAAACTAGAATAATGCTTTCCAGTGTAACAGTTGGTAGTTctgagttgaaaattttctttgtcCTTAGGGCATTGTACAGAGAAAAAGGAGTGCAAGGGTAatcatgaattattattgCCTGAATATAAGGAAATGTGACAAGTGCGGAAAATATTAATGAGATTCAAATGTTCGATATTAGCTTACTCCttgcaaataaattcttttatttttaagtgtATTCCCCACTATTTGTGTAAGGTAACAACTGTATACTAATtctggataaaaatttcaggctATTCGCTGGTATTTCGCCACGCGTCGTTTGGATAACTGCTGGCGGTTTCATATTCTTTGGTATTTATGAAGAGACAAAAGTTATAAtgggaaaattattttcaacgaaaacCAGAGTACCTAATCTATAATTTAACTTGTAAACACGGTTGATGGTAAAAATTATGCGGTGACATTGAAGCACCTCTGTACATTTCTTGGGAATGCATAGAATCACGTCGCTGAAACATCCATGCCTTTGTCCATACAATTTTGTTGAACATCCACGCTACTCTCAGTAAATcaggtatattataatatataccctCAACACACGATTTACCAAGACAAACTTTATTGTGAGGCTTATGGGAAAATTGCAGCTTTTGTCAATTACCAACTTTGATTTATATTAATCAGGAAATAAATTGCTCAGGATTGACCcaattgtgaaattcaaatatcgcTGCGTCAAATTAGATGTTGGGTTGAGGCGGCAATGTAGACCAGCCAGGTAAGAGAAGCAATTCACTTTGACCAGAGACGCTTTGGTGTtgattacattatatattccTCATAGAGTTGTACACAAATTTTccatttacttatttattactattgaATTGAACTTAATTTGATCGTCGACATAACGAAATttaaatatgaattttaaatacaattGAAAATGATCTACTGTTCATCGAACCCTCTGGAAATGTTTATCACATATAAACACAGATCGTCGTGACCTGTGGACATTGCTCATCAACGAATGACATCGACGGTAACAAATTGTAGATAGATTATGCTATTGTCTGTTAATCTTCGTTGCCACTTTAGTTAAGTTCAGTGCATAATAATATAAGATTTGTTTAATGGTAtgcttattattttttcttcgaaaactCTATTAAACTTAGTTTCACCCATTTAGTTAAATTAGAGTCCtcgaaaaaatagaatttgaatttcatagaACTAAAGCCAATTAATAAAATCAACCGTACTAGGCCAATTGGTGCATTTTATATGAATGATTGTATGACGAATGAATATGATATAATGATTTATGCCAGCTCATGAAaatctttatatatatattatataatatatatagcAAGTTGAATAGTCTGTTAAGTTGTGCAGCATTcttttgataaataattgacgCAATTTGTTTAATGTTTTTACCCGTCATCatcgtgaaataaataattcatcaaaTGACAATTAAATTGTTACAGTCAGTGTAGGCCGTCAAAAACAAATCACCCTGCatatgtaaaaaaacaaacacaacATAATGCTTTATtgattgtaaatatataaatttactCCAGttgatgtgtaaaaaaatatatcatgtatacatatttctaTAGGAtatgatttaaaatatttttaattaaatccttgcttatttgtttatataaaaactttttcgttTCACTTTCTTTATCTAATTATAGATTATATTCTTtactttcgaatttttttattattttattattttttacttttcgaattcatttttatttgtatgaATCATGATTTATCCTCTCATTACTTGACTTTATTTGGAAATAAATTGTGAGATCACGCGCACAAATTACAGGTGATcatttggtgaaaaaaaatttaggcaGTTCACCTCTTCtataatgatgaaaatcaaTTAACATTTTCTTTCCGTTCAAAGCTTTGATTTTAATCTATTCATCAAAGTTTCCAATTTCATTGCTTTCTGAAGACTACCAGTAATCTTCAACTTACCGGTCATAAAAGCTGTTGCAGGTTTCAGTTTACCTACCATAGAAAAGTTGCATTCAGTTTACAATTCTGATATATTATCATTCGGACATAGGATGCATTCAACGAAAATCTAGGTGCTTGGttaattgtgaataaaaattaacgtgTATTTCAATTGCAATCAACTAGGTGTTGAATTACTTACCACCAAACATtgcaaaaaagtttttcgagTCCATAGTTAGTGTAGCGTCAGCTGGTTGCCCAGGCTCACCTTTGCCAGCTGTGCCTTTACCATTTTTCAGATCTATGAACCATGTGCTAGCTTCGTCTCCTGttaaacagaaagaaaaaaatgaattaaacaTGACGGGACTTTTCAACCTTTGAAACTGAGGAGTTTGCAAAAACCCAATTACCGTATGGGTTTGTATATGAATTAACGTTTTTAGCGCTACTTGTAAGTCCGGGAACTAGTACTTTGCTTATGCACGAGTTTACCTTCACAAGTATGTTggaaaaacaattattgaacGCAGTCTCAGATACACATGTCAAAtggtatttaaaataatactATATTGGCTGAATCAATCTCAAATCATGCAGGCTAccggagaaaaatttatttgggctataataaaatatacgtgtcCGCTTAATTTGGACGCGAAAGAAAATACTTCAGTTATGAGCAATTATGGAATATGACCCCCTAGCCTGCATCATTTGAGATGGATACAGCCTATTTTATCCATGAAATATGGTTGGGAATATTTCAGTAATTACGATATAAAGATTTAGAAAGTGTTACTGAAGTTAGTCATGTTATGTTCAATTTGAAAGCATTTCCTGAGAACACAAAACCATTTTTACGAACCGTATACTGCAAATCATAGAtctcaattatttacaactttCCGAAAGTGACATTATTAAACGGTTTTTTTTAGCGATGAATGGCTTTCATTTGTCtgattttaatgaataatagcTCATATAATTACAGACGAATTCCTTGTAAATCATCTGAGTTTTTCCACTAAAGCATATATTCATTATTTGTAACCCATCACTTTGAACTGcaccattttctttttattaactGATCAGTTGAATAATGATGTCGTTATTCGACGGTTTATATGGGAAACGGGTTGCGAACAAAATGAACTATGTGATGAGCTAATGATTTATCAAAATTGGACAAACAATAAATATGTAGCcttgaaattgtaaaatgcTAAATTTAATATAAAGTTACAAATAATTAGGCACTATGAGTAGAAACTTtcgatatcatttttttttatcctgaaTGGATGTTGTTCCAATCGAATTTCTCTCTACCATCAATTATACTATTAAAtctttgtattataatttttggtATCGACACTATTTTGACCAATCCATAGGAACGGTACGTCCTTATTGAGCGATGGTTTAAGATGCCAGTAAAAAGATAGCAATAGGGTAGCTTTTACAGTGTTAATTTTAAGTCTTTGAATTCGTTACATCAAAGGATAATAttttaatgagaaaaaaaagtttatatggaaaaattgaCTTCGGTCTACCTTTGAcgttaaattgaaaaattgctcCAGTCTTGTTTACTAGCTCACTGCTAAGGTTAGCTTGTATAACTGTAAATATCTCCTGCACTTTATCGCCGCCTGAGTCAGTCACCTTGGTATCTTTACTGGCAGCTTGGTCATTCAGTGCTTTGGTTGCGCCTCCTTTTGCAAAAGTTCCTAAGATTGTGACTGGATCAATGTCTAAGAAGAAATCTGGCATCAGCTTGTCCTTGTATTCTGAAAATGTCAAATAGCATAACATGAAACGAAGATAACTATTTATATGATACACTATTTTCCTCCATatgttaaattaaaataacaaagaaacaaGGTTGCGCACCACTCATTTATATCTacatttcattaattttaacCAGAATTGAAATATGATGAAAGCTGCTCGTCAAATTCATTATATCATATATGtcaggaaaagaaaaacaatgtATAATGTTGCACCAATAAATGTTTACATATTGTTTATATTGCTAAATTCATTTCACTTATTGAAACGGCAAAATTGACATTTGAGTGCAGAAGCTATGAAATATTGTATGCTTTCATATTAGTTGCATGATTCTTGCTATTACAACTGCAGTTTCATTATGGTAAAACAGCTGTGCattgtgtaaaattattaaattcgaTAACTTTTACTGAACTGATTCAGTTTCACAATTTTGTAACACAAGTTGCTCCTAGTAATCCCACACGTTTAACAATATTAGATGGAAAAAGTTTTAGATGTATTTTTTGAGCACTCTCAGACCATACattcagtaaaaaataatattcatcaGAAAGGTATAATCACCTGGGTTACACGCATATTGTGTGAAGTCTGTGACACCTTCATTTCTAAGATAATCTTCATCTACAAAGAATTGTCCTGTTACAGACCGTGAATCTCTGCAGAGTAGACTGTAGACAGTGTCGGCAACAATTTCTGGTTTTCGACTGTGATTACTAGAATCCGGGCCAGTCAGCATTTCAATAGCTGCAGTATGTATAGCTAAAATAAAGAGAATTAGTTATACAAATGAATAACTGTTATTTGGCTCGCAATTTTTCACGTATCAATCTAAAACTCAAATTGCAATTAATTGTATTTTGAAAGTACCTGTCTTAGGCCATACTGCATTTACTGCAACTCCATTTTCTTTGAATTCCTCCGCCATACCAAGAACGCACATCGACATACCGTACTTGGCCATGGTGTAAGCAACATGAGGAGCAAACCAATGAGGCGCCAAGTTAAGTGGAGGGCTTATATTAACAATATGTGGATTTGGGCTCTTCAATAAATATGGAAGACATATTTTAGATCTGAATTATACAAATGAAACTgtcattttattgtaatttgaatccaataaacgaaaaatctgaaatctGATTCAAATGAATTCAAGTCTTACACGAGAAATGTTCCTCTTGTATTGATGTTGTGCATTAAATCATATCGCTTCATATCTGTGTCCAAAGTCCTCGTCAGAGAAATAGCACTGGCATTATTAATGAGAGCGTCTATTccaccaaatttttttactgcaTTCTCTACTGCCGAAATGACCTGTGTTTCATCCCTGACGTCTACTACACACGGCAATGCTTTGCCACCTGCAGCTTCGACTGGAAagttgaattattcaaatattagTACTGTCTACAAGCATTGAATTACTACTGTTCCtgtaaaaatacaataatttaattattatagcaGTTAGTTCTAGAGGAAAAATGTCGAACATTCtcaataaaatacatatatagtaAAAACACATTATGAAAGTGATGATAAGAAGATGTAACAACAAAGAGGAACAAATGGAAATCCTATAatgcagaattttatatttcattatcaCAAAGTTGAAGTAAATACGGTTGTATACACTTAGGAAACTTTTTACAGGTTAGTTCTACAAtctgaatgaataaaatacagaataaaaaatttgagctAAATTATCGACAAGTAGCAGCGATATAATGTATactaattgaaaaaagataatTCAAATGATATTCTATTCGTGACAAGTCCTAAAGCTTAAGTAATAATTTAGTAATAATGCAACTGACACTATATCACTTTGCTTGTCGCCTGCTTGAGCGGCTCTCCCTTACCCGCGTCTTCCCTTTGGTAACGAATAAATGAccattatatatattatactagcagcccatcccggcttcgcacgggcatataataatattaagtaataatataaatgttatttttctagaaactcactgtaaacattgtgtattttcttttattatattattatatgcccgtgcgaagccgggatgggttgctagtgtagctcatatgacacgttcgtagatttaccatagcagcgccatctattgattacttactcaacccagtcgaaaggtatcgacatctgttagaatcatttggagttaacagataattgtgactgtcgaataataacagacaaataattagcaataaattaaaattgcgactataatttgagatttaaactatcctatctctcaagttggatcgaactgcacatggtgtgcgtattttattataatcggttaagtggtttaggagtccattgaggacaaacatcgtgacacgagatttatatatattaagatattgTATACTCGTATGTGTTATAAATTAAATCTCTTACGCACATACTTTTTACATTACATATTTACTTTCTTTGGCAGCACTATAAATGGTTCCAGGTAATTTTGGATGAGGATCAGCAGTTTTTGCAGCAACAACAATATTGGCACCATCTCGAGCTGCCTTCAGAGCAATTTGTTTTCCAATGCCTCGCGATGCTCCCGTGATAAAAATCGTACGCCCAGCGAGTTTCCTTTGAAAAGTAGGCAAGATTCATGTATGACGTACAATATATACATGACATATGGTAGGAAAAATTTAGCTATACTGTAGAAGTTTGTTTTTATCAACAGGAGCGGTTCGGCCCTTCAAAATAATTAGACAATTCTAGAGTGAATTCTTATGCAATAACCAAGGCCAAGACACAATGCCACCTGTTGTGATCAAAACTAACATACATACTGTACAGTAACACTATTTGGGCCTTAGTCTAGTTGTGACCGTCAAACTTGTATAagtcaaaataaatatacgaaTAAAGTGGAACCTAACGGTGTTATTATCGGCAAATCCTGTCTCCGGAATATTACATCCTTcacaattcatttttaa is a window encoding:
- the LOC124297175 gene encoding S-adenosylmethionine mitochondrial carrier protein isoform X1 — encoded protein: MTVPNSKNSFLTSLVSGGAAGTFVDVALFPLDTLKTRLQSQRGFLQSGGFTGLYHGIKPVILGSAPTAALFFVTYDSVKIFLKPKVDERHHFLIYMGGATFSEMVACLIRVPVEVVKQRNQALLSGKERLGIKLLYRGYWSTVLRDTPFSLLQFPLWEYFKHSWSHKVDRELKPWEGAVCGAVAGGISAAVTTPLDVAKTRIMLSSVTVGSSELKIFFVLRALYREKGVQGLFAGISPRVVWITAGGFIFFGIYEETKVIMGKLFSTKTRVPNL
- the LOC124297171 gene encoding hydroxysteroid dehydrogenase-like protein 2, producing MITNTGKLAGRTIFITGASRGIGKQIALKAARDGANIVVAAKTADPHPKLPGTIYSAAKEIEAAGGKALPCVVDVRDETQVISAVENAVKKFGGIDALINNASAISLTRTLDTDMKRYDLMHNINTRGTFLVSKICLPYLLKSPNPHIVNISPPLNLAPHWFAPHVAYTMAKYGMSMCVLGMAEEFKENGVAVNAVWPKTAIHTAAIEMLTGPDSSNHSRKPEIVADTVYSLLCRDSRSVTGQFFVDEDYLRNEGVTDFTQYACNPEYKDKLMPDFFLDIDPVTILGTFAKGGATKALNDQAASKDTKVTDSGGDKVQEIFTVIQANLSSELVNKTGAIFQFNVKGDEASTWFIDLKNGKGTAGKGEPGQPADATLTMDSKNFFAMFGGKLKPATAFMTGKLKITGSLQKAMKLETLMNRLKSKL
- the LOC124297175 gene encoding S-adenosylmethionine mitochondrial carrier protein isoform X2, which produces MTVPNSKNSFLTSLVSGGAAGTFVDVALFPLDTLKTRLQSQRGFLQSGGFTGLYHGIKPVILGSAPTAALFFVTYDSVKIFLKPKVDERHHFLIYMGGATFSEMVACLIRVPVEVVKQRNQALLSGKERLGIKLLYRGYWSTVLRDTPFSLLQFPLWEYFKHSWSHKVDRELKPWEGAVCGAVAGGISAAVTTPLDVAKTRIMLSSVTVGSSELKIFFVLRALYREKGVQG